From Brucella pseudogrignonensis, a single genomic window includes:
- a CDS encoding transglutaminase-like cysteine peptidase, which yields MTKQTIIAVLMLMLGTAFAQAANPASKSHWMPTGERTSQPIGHYEFCERHPAECSISSKNSAPLTLNQQVWQEIITINASINERIAPRTDMEVWGHEEYWEYPTTAGDCDDYMLLKRRELIALGIPANTLLMTVVRQPNGEGHAVLTIRTDRGDFILDNMDQRVRLWNDTDYTYLKRQSTTNTGVWVSIKDGRDTFVSSIRN from the coding sequence ATGACAAAGCAGACAATCATCGCAGTCCTGATGCTGATGCTGGGAACTGCCTTTGCACAAGCTGCAAACCCCGCGTCCAAATCGCATTGGATGCCGACCGGCGAACGCACGTCGCAGCCGATTGGCCACTATGAATTTTGTGAGCGTCATCCTGCTGAATGCAGCATATCAAGTAAGAATAGCGCGCCACTGACGCTCAATCAGCAAGTCTGGCAGGAAATCATCACGATCAACGCCAGTATCAACGAACGAATCGCTCCGCGCACTGACATGGAAGTCTGGGGCCACGAAGAATATTGGGAATACCCAACGACTGCCGGTGATTGCGATGACTATATGCTACTCAAGCGCCGCGAACTGATTGCGCTCGGTATTCCGGCGAACACATTACTCATGACCGTTGTGCGCCAGCCAAATGGTGAAGGCCATGCGGTTCTGACGATTCGCACAGACCGCGGCGATTTCATTCTCGACAATATGGATCAGCGTGTGCGGCTCTGGAATGACACCGATTACACCTACCTCAAACGCCAGTCGACAACGAACACCGGCGTATGGGTTTCCATTAAAGATGGTCGCGATACTTTCGTCAGCAGCATTCGCAACTGA
- the cysE gene encoding serine O-acetyltransferase has translation MSVRSNAKLSPSLGQVDPIWHSIRAEAEEAAKNDPVLGTFLYATILNQTTLEDAVMHRIAERLGHADLSADILRQTFDAMFEATPDWSHIVRVDIQAFYDRDPAYSRFMDPILYLKGFHAIQTHRLAHWLYKEGRKDFAYYLQSRSSSIFQTDIHPAAQFGSGLFLDHATGLVVGETAVIEDNVSILHGVTLGGTGKASGDRHPKIRHGVLIGAGAKILGNIEVGHCSKIAAGSVVLKPVPNNATVAGVPAKVVGESGCSEPSRVMDQMLSEAAFGEHMYGEGI, from the coding sequence ATGTCCGTTCGTTCGAACGCAAAATTGTCCCCGTCGCTGGGGCAGGTAGATCCGATTTGGCATTCCATCCGCGCTGAAGCGGAGGAAGCTGCCAAGAATGATCCCGTGCTTGGAACGTTCCTTTACGCGACGATACTCAACCAGACGACGTTGGAAGATGCGGTTATGCATCGCATCGCAGAACGTCTTGGACATGCTGACTTAAGCGCTGATATTTTGCGTCAGACATTTGATGCGATGTTCGAGGCAACTCCTGATTGGTCGCATATCGTACGGGTAGATATTCAGGCTTTTTATGATCGCGATCCGGCCTATAGCCGTTTCATGGATCCCATTCTTTATTTGAAGGGATTCCACGCCATCCAGACGCATCGTCTGGCGCATTGGCTTTATAAGGAAGGCCGAAAAGACTTTGCTTATTATCTGCAAAGCCGGTCATCATCAATTTTCCAGACCGACATTCATCCTGCCGCACAATTTGGCAGCGGACTTTTCCTTGATCATGCGACCGGGCTTGTGGTTGGTGAGACAGCTGTCATCGAAGACAATGTGTCGATTCTGCACGGCGTGACACTCGGTGGTACAGGTAAGGCCAGCGGTGATCGACATCCAAAGATTCGCCACGGCGTTCTGATTGGTGCTGGCGCGAAGATTCTTGGCAATATCGAAGTTGGTCACTGCTCCAAGATTGCCGCCGGTTCCGTAGTACTCAAGCCAGTGCCGAACAATGCGACGGTTGCGGGTGTTCCAGCCAAAGTTGTCGGTGAGAGTGGGTGTTCTGAGCCGTCTCGCGTGATGGACCAGATGCTCAGCGAAGCTGCGTTTGGCGAACATATGTATGGCGAAGGCATATAG
- the recJ gene encoding single-stranded-DNA-specific exonuclease RecJ: MTTERYFLGIRKSVTGQKWMDRLGPREANTALAIAQHHGISDLVSRVLAGRGVSVEGAPEFIDPSLRNLMPDPAMLTDMDKAANRIADAIMRRETVAIFGDYDVDGACSSALMARFLKHYGITHSIYIPDRIFEGYGPNPDAMRELVAKGASLIVTVDCGTNSAPSITAAKEAGADVVVLDHHQVGGDLPDDAVAIVNPNREDDISQQEHLCAAGVVFLTLVQVTKILRERGKGAGPDLLSLLDLVALATVCDVVPLKGVNRAFVVKGLLVARSQSNAGLAALGRVARIGEPLNVFHLGYLIGPRINAGGRIGDAGLGARLLTLDDSTAADPIAVELDRLNQERQAMEAEMLIEAEAEASLELSGGAGASVIVTASHRWHPGIVGLLASRLKEKARRPAFAISFNANGIGSGSGRSISGLDLGKLVRGAMERGLLVKGGGHAMAAGITIERSKLGALRAYLEEESADTVARLRENQSLSIDGAVAASGATVALYESLQKAGPFGSAHPQPVLALPHHVLADVRTVGRDHVRVVLRGADGKRVNAIAFRAAEGDLGRFLFNNIGQSVHIVGNLSLNHWNGSVTPQIQILDAAVPV; encoded by the coding sequence ATGACAACAGAACGCTATTTTCTCGGTATCCGTAAATCTGTCACCGGCCAGAAATGGATGGACCGGCTCGGCCCGCGCGAGGCCAATACAGCGCTTGCGATCGCGCAACATCACGGCATTTCCGATCTGGTTTCGCGGGTGTTGGCGGGGCGTGGTGTGAGTGTTGAGGGTGCGCCGGAATTTATTGATCCTAGCCTGCGCAATCTGATGCCCGATCCGGCTATGCTGACCGATATGGATAAAGCCGCAAACCGGATTGCAGATGCCATTATGCGTCGCGAAACCGTTGCGATTTTTGGTGACTATGATGTGGATGGCGCATGTTCATCTGCGTTGATGGCGCGTTTTCTCAAGCATTACGGCATTACGCATTCGATCTACATTCCGGATCGTATTTTTGAGGGTTATGGCCCGAACCCTGATGCTATGCGTGAGCTGGTCGCAAAGGGCGCTTCGCTTATCGTGACGGTCGACTGCGGCACTAACAGCGCGCCATCTATCACCGCTGCAAAAGAAGCGGGCGCTGATGTTGTCGTGCTTGATCACCATCAGGTCGGCGGCGATCTGCCCGACGATGCTGTGGCAATCGTCAATCCGAATCGCGAAGACGATATTTCGCAGCAAGAGCATCTATGTGCCGCGGGCGTTGTTTTTCTGACGCTTGTTCAGGTGACAAAAATTCTGCGGGAGCGGGGCAAAGGGGCAGGGCCTGATCTGCTTTCGCTGCTTGATCTGGTCGCACTTGCAACCGTTTGCGACGTGGTGCCGCTCAAAGGTGTAAACCGCGCGTTTGTGGTTAAAGGTTTGCTCGTTGCGCGTAGCCAGAGCAATGCCGGACTTGCAGCGCTGGGGCGCGTTGCACGTATTGGCGAACCGCTTAATGTTTTCCACCTCGGTTATCTGATTGGCCCGCGTATCAATGCCGGTGGCCGCATTGGTGATGCGGGCTTAGGTGCTCGCTTGTTGACACTGGATGATTCCACTGCCGCTGATCCGATTGCGGTTGAGCTTGACCGGCTCAATCAGGAGCGGCAGGCGATGGAAGCCGAAATGCTGATTGAAGCAGAAGCAGAAGCCTCGCTGGAGCTTTCGGGTGGAGCTGGCGCATCTGTGATCGTGACGGCAAGTCATCGCTGGCATCCGGGTATTGTCGGGCTTCTGGCCTCACGGCTCAAAGAAAAAGCGCGTCGCCCTGCTTTTGCTATCTCATTTAATGCCAACGGTATTGGTTCCGGCTCGGGACGCTCAATTTCCGGGCTTGATCTTGGCAAGCTTGTGCGCGGCGCGATGGAACGCGGATTGCTTGTGAAAGGTGGCGGTCATGCGATGGCTGCTGGTATCACCATTGAGCGTTCCAAGCTTGGCGCGCTGCGGGCATATCTTGAAGAAGAATCGGCTGATACTGTCGCGCGTTTGCGTGAAAATCAGAGTCTTTCGATTGATGGTGCGGTGGCTGCATCAGGTGCAACAGTCGCACTTTACGAATCTTTGCAGAAGGCAGGGCCTTTTGGCTCTGCGCATCCGCAGCCGGTTCTGGCGCTGCCACATCACGTTCTCGCTGATGTACGAACAGTCGGGCGTGATCATGTCCGTGTTGTCTTGCGTGGAGCCGATGGAAAGCGTGTGAATGCGATTGCGTTTCGTGCTGCTGAAGGCGATCTGGGGCGGTTTTTGTTCAATAATATTGGTCAAAGCGTACACATAGTTGGCAATCTGTCGCTCAATCATTGGAACGGCTCTGTCACACCTCAGATACAGATTCTGGATGCGGCTGTGCCTGTTTGA
- the gloA gene encoding lactoylglutathione lyase → MRYLHTMVRVRDIDESLDFYVNKFGLEEMRRTENEKGRFTLIFLAAPADKEKATAERAPELELTYNWDPETYTGGRNFGHLAYAVDNIYEACQKLKDAGVTINRPPRDGHMAFIKSPDGISIELIQKGERLAPQEPWASAENIGSW, encoded by the coding sequence ATGCGCTATCTGCACACCATGGTTCGCGTTCGCGATATTGATGAATCGCTGGACTTTTATGTGAACAAGTTCGGCCTCGAAGAAATGCGGCGTACGGAAAATGAAAAAGGCCGCTTCACACTTATTTTCCTTGCAGCTCCAGCGGACAAGGAAAAAGCCACGGCAGAACGCGCTCCAGAGCTGGAACTAACCTATAACTGGGATCCTGAAACCTATACGGGTGGCCGTAATTTCGGTCATCTCGCCTATGCGGTCGATAATATCTACGAAGCCTGTCAGAAGCTGAAAGACGCAGGTGTTACCATCAACCGTCCGCCGCGCGACGGTCACATGGCATTTATCAAATCACCAGATGGCATTTCAATTGAACTGATCCAGAAGGGTGAGCGTCTGGCTCCGCAGGAGCCTTGGGCTTCTGCCGAAAACATCGGCAGCTGGTAA
- a CDS encoding alpha/beta hydrolase: protein MSALDIEYFEHDGLRLAYRQDGEGDPILLIHGFASSSLVNWVSPGWFRTLTEAGYRVIAIDNRGHGFSAKSHDAADYTPSAMAGDAAALLDHLGIEKAHVMGYSMGARITAFLAIEHPERVHSAVFGGLGIGMVTGAGDWEPIGEALLAEDPSTITHPRGLMFRKFADQTKSDRIALAACVITSKELVSPEAIARIMQPVLVAVGTTDDIAGSAQELADMLPNGQALDIPDRDHMLAVGDKVYKKGVLAFLEENRL, encoded by the coding sequence TTGAGCGCGCTCGACATCGAATATTTCGAACATGATGGTTTGCGTCTGGCTTATCGTCAGGATGGCGAGGGCGACCCGATCCTGCTTATTCATGGTTTTGCGTCGTCAAGTCTGGTTAACTGGGTGTCGCCGGGCTGGTTTCGCACGCTGACCGAAGCTGGTTATCGCGTGATCGCGATTGATAATCGTGGCCACGGCTTTTCTGCCAAAAGTCATGATGCCGCTGATTATACGCCAAGTGCTATGGCGGGTGATGCTGCTGCGTTGCTTGATCATCTTGGCATCGAAAAAGCGCATGTCATGGGTTATTCGATGGGCGCGCGTATCACCGCGTTTTTAGCCATTGAGCATCCTGAGCGTGTGCATAGCGCCGTTTTCGGTGGCCTCGGTATAGGTATGGTTACGGGTGCTGGCGATTGGGAACCAATTGGTGAGGCGCTTCTTGCGGAAGATCCATCGACCATTACGCATCCGCGTGGATTGATGTTCCGTAAATTTGCTGATCAGACCAAGAGTGATCGTATTGCGCTTGCAGCTTGTGTCATCACCTCGAAGGAACTGGTTTCGCCCGAGGCAATTGCGCGCATCATGCAGCCTGTTCTTGTCGCCGTTGGCACGACTGACGATATAGCGGGCAGTGCGCAGGAACTGGCCGATATGCTGCCAAATGGACAGGCGCTTGACATACCTGATCGTGATCACATGTTGGCGGTAGGTGATAAGGTCTATAAGAAAGGCGTTCTGGCGTTTCTCGAAGAGAACCGTCTCTGA
- a CDS encoding DUF3126 family protein, whose product MKPEELKKLDAYFKRTFNNPGLQIKARPRKDDSAEVYLDDEFLGLVYKDEDEGELSYNFSMAILDVDL is encoded by the coding sequence TTGAAACCCGAAGAACTCAAAAAACTCGACGCATATTTCAAGCGGACTTTTAACAATCCTGGCCTTCAGATTAAGGCGCGTCCACGTAAGGACGATTCCGCTGAAGTCTATCTGGATGATGAGTTCCTGGGTCTTGTCTATAAGGATGAAGACGAAGGCGAACTCTCCTATAATTTCTCGATGGCTATTCTCGACGTCGATCTCTGA
- a CDS encoding cold-shock protein: protein MADKSVSNDQFRSQASSEEIGELVELSGHIKWFDVAKGYGFIVPDQPGFTDVMLHVTTLRRDGFQTALEGARIVCEVRNGDRGMQCFRVLSMDTSTAVHPAQMPPQRTHVTVTPSSGLERVIVKWFNRTKGFGFLTRGEGTEDIFIHMETLRRFGMMELRPGQVVLIRFGDGDKGLMAAEIHPDIGTAIPFSH from the coding sequence ATGGCAGACAAATCTGTGTCAAATGACCAGTTTCGCAGTCAGGCCTCCTCAGAAGAGATTGGCGAACTCGTTGAACTCTCGGGCCATATCAAATGGTTCGACGTTGCAAAAGGCTACGGCTTTATCGTTCCAGATCAGCCGGGCTTTACTGATGTTATGCTTCACGTCACAACATTGCGCCGCGATGGCTTTCAGACAGCGCTTGAAGGCGCTCGGATTGTTTGTGAAGTGCGCAATGGTGATCGTGGTATGCAATGCTTCCGCGTTCTTTCCATGGATACATCGACAGCCGTGCATCCTGCACAAATGCCGCCGCAGCGCACGCATGTGACTGTGACGCCATCGAGCGGTCTGGAACGTGTGATCGTTAAATGGTTCAACCGCACCAAAGGTTTTGGCTTTTTGACGCGCGGAGAGGGTACTGAAGATATTTTCATCCATATGGAAACGCTGCGTCGTTTCGGAATGATGGAATTGCGTCCCGGTCAGGTCGTCCTGATCCGCTTTGGCGACGGTGACAAAGGCTTGATGGCTGCCGAAATCCATCCGGATATTGGAACAGCGATTCCTTTCTCTCACTGA
- a CDS encoding DUF192 domain-containing protein: MGRILFAFAFLFFAASAQAQETKPMLLPLDKEPLTFVTSGGKASFALEIADTDEARMRGLMWRTDFPKDRAMLFVFGQMRDVMMWMQNTPSPLDMVFLDDTGHVSAIHENAVPFSEDIISSQGPAAYVVELLAGTVKRTGIKRGDRAIHKAICGDCRN; encoded by the coding sequence ATGGGCCGCATTCTTTTCGCATTCGCTTTTCTGTTCTTTGCGGCTTCTGCACAGGCGCAGGAAACCAAACCCATGCTGCTGCCTTTGGATAAAGAGCCACTGACTTTCGTTACCTCCGGCGGTAAAGCATCTTTTGCATTGGAAATTGCTGACACTGATGAAGCGCGTATGCGTGGATTAATGTGGCGCACTGACTTCCCAAAAGATCGGGCAATGCTTTTTGTTTTTGGCCAGATGCGCGATGTGATGATGTGGATGCAGAACACGCCATCGCCGCTTGATATGGTGTTTCTCGACGATACCGGCCATGTATCCGCGATCCACGAAAACGCAGTTCCTTTTTCGGAAGACATTATTTCTTCGCAGGGGCCGGCGGCCTATGTGGTTGAACTTCTGGCCGGGACTGTTAAACGGACCGGTATCAAGCGTGGTGACAGGGCAATCCATAAAGCGATCTGCGGCGACTGCCGTAACTAG
- a CDS encoding gamma carbonic anhydrase family protein, with amino-acid sequence MPIYVYNGHKPEFADRASNWIAPDATLIGKVLVGENAGFWFGSVLRGDNEPITVGANTNVQEHTIMHTDIGFPLSIGEGCTIGHRAILHGCTIGNNTLIGMGAIILNGAKIGNNCLIGAGALVTEGKEFPDNSLIVGSPARVIRELDFAAVEKLKLSAKHYVEKGQSFMRGLEPA; translated from the coding sequence ATGCCAATCTACGTGTATAACGGCCACAAGCCGGAGTTTGCAGACCGTGCAAGTAATTGGATTGCGCCGGACGCAACGCTGATTGGTAAAGTTCTCGTTGGTGAGAATGCTGGCTTCTGGTTTGGTTCCGTTCTGCGCGGCGACAATGAACCGATTACGGTTGGCGCGAATACCAATGTGCAGGAACATACCATTATGCACACCGATATTGGATTTCCTCTGAGCATTGGCGAAGGTTGTACAATTGGCCATCGTGCGATTCTGCACGGCTGCACTATTGGCAATAATACGCTGATCGGGATGGGGGCAATTATTCTGAACGGTGCGAAGATCGGTAATAATTGCCTTATCGGTGCGGGTGCACTTGTGACCGAAGGCAAAGAATTTCCAGATAACTCGCTGATTGTTGGTTCGCCAGCGCGCGTTATTCGGGAGCTTGACTTTGCGGCAGTCGAAAAACTGAAGCTATCTGCAAAGCATTATGTTGAAAAAGGCCAGTCTTTTATGCGTGGTCTGGAACCGGCATAA
- a CDS encoding PAS domain-containing protein, with protein sequence MKNRSTIAIFSEWQRLALSQSGSLQAPSRESIQPRKLGRHLSDLFFLEEDETGQLIFRLAGTRICTLFGRELKTTHFLGLWPERNRPALHELTRNINEFLVPALSHNDGISLSGRSLSFEMLLAPLSISDDGRLNLLGSISVLNDIAWAGADPIVLGNLNRIEPLAPDLLVAQEEHKSSAITMTATSGRQRWATPVPSRNMPQLRVITGGKA encoded by the coding sequence ATGAAAAACCGCAGCACGATCGCAATTTTTAGCGAATGGCAGCGACTGGCACTCAGCCAGAGCGGTAGCCTTCAAGCGCCCTCACGCGAATCTATTCAGCCACGCAAACTCGGACGGCATTTGTCTGATCTGTTCTTTCTGGAAGAAGATGAAACAGGGCAGCTGATCTTTCGTCTCGCAGGCACACGAATCTGTACCTTGTTCGGGCGTGAACTTAAAACGACGCATTTTCTTGGTCTCTGGCCAGAGCGGAATCGTCCTGCCCTTCATGAGTTGACGCGAAACATCAATGAATTTCTGGTTCCAGCCTTGAGCCACAATGACGGCATTAGTCTTTCGGGGCGCAGTCTGTCATTTGAAATGTTGCTGGCGCCGCTCTCAATCAGCGATGATGGCAGACTAAACCTGCTTGGCAGCATTTCTGTACTGAATGATATCGCATGGGCGGGAGCTGATCCAATCGTGCTCGGCAATCTCAACCGAATCGAACCGCTGGCTCCTGATCTGCTTGTCGCACAAGAGGAGCATAAGTCCTCTGCTATCACGATGACCGCGACCAGCGGACGGCAACGCTGGGCAACGCCTGTGCCGAGCCGTAATATGCCACAGCTGCGCGTGATCACCGGCGGCAAAGCCTGA
- a CDS encoding Tim44 domain-containing protein has protein sequence MPGSGNRLTKLTAAMVLGLIASFAAVDFAEARRAGGGGFGSRGARTYQAPAPTRTAPNNAAPVERSMTPNTGAQQTNRPGAAAGTQNAAARSGGMFGNFGRSMLGGLLVGGLIGMLLGNGLGGMAGMFGLLLQVAVIALIAMFVMRMIANRRQTAAAGAGNAGAQPFNASQVFGSAKTAAPKSNTASRTPSVNPFANKQAEAPAAPVVEEEPMDVGQEELDRFEQMLSEIQTAYGREDYAALRKLATPEAMSYLAEELGEIASSGMRNEVKDVKLLQGDVSEAWREGNVDYATVAIRYSAIDVMLDRNTGAVVEGNPDEPVESVEVWTFTRVDGGDWLLAAIQGTE, from the coding sequence ATGCCGGGTTCCGGAAACCGCCTGACCAAACTGACCGCTGCAATGGTCCTTGGGCTTATCGCCTCTTTTGCCGCTGTCGATTTCGCCGAGGCTCGCCGTGCAGGCGGGGGCGGTTTTGGTAGCCGTGGTGCGCGTACTTATCAGGCGCCAGCACCAACGCGGACTGCACCGAACAATGCAGCGCCTGTTGAGCGTTCGATGACGCCAAATACAGGTGCACAACAGACCAATCGTCCGGGTGCTGCTGCTGGCACGCAAAATGCAGCAGCACGTTCGGGTGGAATGTTCGGCAATTTTGGTCGTTCGATGCTCGGTGGCCTTCTTGTTGGGGGTCTGATTGGCATGCTGCTGGGTAACGGACTTGGCGGAATGGCTGGCATGTTCGGCCTTCTCTTGCAGGTTGCGGTCATCGCTCTGATTGCAATGTTCGTTATGCGCATGATTGCAAATCGTCGTCAGACGGCAGCAGCGGGCGCAGGCAATGCAGGTGCTCAGCCTTTTAATGCTTCGCAGGTCTTTGGTTCTGCAAAGACTGCTGCACCGAAGTCAAACACTGCAAGCCGCACGCCTTCGGTTAATCCGTTTGCCAACAAGCAGGCAGAAGCTCCAGCTGCGCCTGTTGTTGAAGAAGAGCCAATGGATGTGGGTCAGGAAGAGCTTGATCGTTTTGAGCAGATGCTTTCTGAAATCCAGACCGCTTATGGCCGTGAGGATTATGCGGCGCTGCGTAAGCTCGCAACACCGGAAGCCATGTCGTATCTCGCAGAAGAACTCGGCGAAATCGCTTCGAGCGGTATGCGCAATGAAGTGAAGGACGTGAAGTTGCTTCAGGGCGATGTTTCCGAAGCATGGCGCGAAGGCAATGTCGATTATGCGACTGTCGCTATCCGCTACTCGGCAATCGATGTTATGCTTGATCGCAACACGGGTGCGGTCGTTGAAGGCAACCCGGATGAGCCAGTGGAAAGCGTCGAAGTCTGGACGTTTACCCGCGTTGACGGTGGTGATTGGTTGCTTGCAGCCATTCAGGGCACTGAATAA